A genomic region of Exiguobacterium sp. Helios contains the following coding sequences:
- a CDS encoding ABC transporter permease — protein MWRETLILTKRSLLVTLRNPFSFIPNLIISVFFLLVYTSGLSGISSLPQFGGVDYLNFILPVSIVSGAVGGAGGAGQALVKDIESGYFARLLLTPVSRTAIVLGPMLAGMLQLFVQTLLIFGMGFLLGLSIPAGIGGFFLTIVLALGFGLAFAGYSVGVALKTRNAQAAQAGTLLFFPLIFLSTTFVPKELIEAEWLKIAATLNPTTYIMEGMRAVLLRETIDWSVYTQGVIVAAVLSIAMVVFAALNARGALKK, from the coding sequence ATGTGGCGGGAAACCTTGATTTTAACGAAACGCAGTCTGCTCGTGACCTTACGGAATCCGTTTTCGTTCATCCCGAACTTAATCATCAGTGTCTTTTTCCTGCTTGTTTATACGAGCGGTTTGTCCGGCATCTCGAGTCTGCCCCAGTTCGGCGGCGTCGACTACTTGAACTTCATCCTGCCCGTCTCAATCGTGTCCGGTGCCGTCGGCGGAGCCGGGGGAGCGGGGCAGGCACTCGTCAAAGATATTGAGAGCGGTTATTTTGCCCGCTTGCTGTTGACGCCGGTCTCACGGACGGCAATCGTTCTCGGACCGATGCTCGCCGGGATGTTGCAATTATTCGTTCAGACATTATTGATTTTCGGAATGGGCTTTTTGCTCGGACTGTCGATTCCGGCAGGCATTGGCGGATTTTTCCTGACGATTGTCCTCGCGCTCGGCTTCGGTCTCGCGTTCGCCGGCTATTCCGTCGGTGTCGCCTTGAAGACGCGGAACGCCCAGGCGGCACAAGCCGGGACATTGCTGTTTTTCCCGTTGATTTTCTTATCGACGACGTTCGTCCCGAAAGAGTTGATTGAGGCGGAGTGGCTAAAAATTGCCGCGACGCTCAATCCGACGACATATATCATGGAAGGGATGCGGGCCGTCCTGTTACGCGAGACGATTGATTGGAGTGTTTATACGCAGGGTGTCATCGTCGCTGCCGTTTTGAGTATTGCGATGGTCGTATTTGCCGCACTCAACGCGCGCGGAGCCTTGAAGAAATGA
- a CDS encoding amino acid permease gives MESNLKRELTARQVQMIALGGTIGVGLFLGSSSTIAWTGPSVILAYMLAGAFIFLIMRALGEMVYTHPHTGSYAKFANDYIHPAAGFMTASSNIFNWVIVGMSEVIAVGTYMRFWWPDLPTWIPGVVVIVILTLANLASVKMFGELEFWFASVKVITIILMIIAGLGIILFGFGNDGTPIGFSNLWSHGGFFTNGVSGFFFALSIVFASYIGVELIGVTAGETKDPETNITRAINGVIWRILIFYVGAIFIIVTVYPWDQLADLGSPFVATFAKVGITAAAAVINVVVITAAMSGCNSGIFSSSRMIYTLAEKGQMPSLFLKVNKNGIPLYTVLAVSAGIFVGVILDIVLPLFLGKDTNIFVYVYSASVLPGMVPWFAILISHIQYRKIEADRSAAHPFKMPGAPYTNYITIVMLLIVLVGMLFNDETRVSILIGIVFLIVSGIYYVVRTPKSS, from the coding sequence ATGGAATCGAACTTAAAGCGGGAATTAACAGCACGACAAGTACAAATGATTGCCTTAGGGGGGACCATCGGCGTCGGTCTATTTCTTGGATCGTCAAGTACGATTGCCTGGACCGGTCCATCTGTCATTCTTGCCTACATGTTGGCAGGGGCCTTCATCTTTTTAATCATGCGCGCCTTAGGTGAGATGGTCTACACCCATCCACACACCGGATCGTATGCAAAGTTCGCGAATGATTACATTCATCCGGCAGCCGGCTTCATGACGGCGAGCAGCAACATTTTCAACTGGGTCATTGTCGGGATGAGTGAAGTCATTGCCGTCGGGACCTACATGCGGTTTTGGTGGCCGGATCTACCGACCTGGATTCCGGGTGTCGTCGTCATCGTCATCCTGACGCTTGCGAACCTCGCCTCGGTCAAAATGTTTGGTGAACTCGAATTTTGGTTTGCCTCCGTCAAAGTTATCACAATTATCCTGATGATCATCGCCGGTCTCGGCATCATTCTGTTTGGTTTCGGAAACGACGGGACGCCGATCGGCTTCTCAAACCTGTGGTCACACGGTGGCTTCTTCACCAACGGCGTCAGCGGCTTCTTCTTCGCCCTCTCGATTGTCTTCGCGTCTTATATCGGCGTTGAACTAATCGGTGTGACAGCCGGGGAGACGAAGGATCCGGAAACGAACATCACCCGTGCCATCAACGGCGTCATCTGGCGGATCCTGATTTTCTACGTTGGAGCAATTTTCATCATCGTCACCGTCTATCCATGGGATCAGCTGGCAGATCTCGGCAGCCCGTTTGTTGCGACGTTTGCTAAAGTCGGGATTACAGCCGCAGCAGCCGTCATCAATGTCGTCGTCATCACGGCTGCGATGTCCGGTTGTAACTCCGGCATCTTCAGCTCGAGCCGGATGATTTATACGCTCGCGGAAAAAGGACAAATGCCGTCGCTTTTCCTGAAGGTCAACAAAAACGGGATTCCCCTGTATACGGTGCTTGCCGTCTCAGCCGGAATCTTCGTCGGTGTCATTCTCGACATCGTCCTGCCGCTGTTCCTCGGGAAAGACACGAACATCTTTGTCTATGTTTACAGTGCGTCGGTCTTACCGGGAATGGTACCCTGGTTCGCCATCCTGATCAGCCACATCCAGTACCGGAAAATCGAAGCCGACCGGAGTGCCGCCCATCCGTTTAAAATGCCCGGCGCACCGTACACGAACTACATCACGATTGTGATGCTGCTGATCGTTCTCGTCGGCATGTTGTTTAACGATGAGACACGTGTCTCAATTTTGATCGGAATCGTGTTCCTGATTGTATCTGGCATCTACTACGTCGTACGCACACCTAAATCTTCTTAA
- a CDS encoding DedA family protein, with the protein MLSQVVNNVLLYLADLGYFGIALGLMIEIIPSEIVLSYGGFMISQGTIGWPLAVVAAVIGGLFSQLFLYWFARYGGRPLILKYGKYLLITEHHLDLAERWFLKYGQGVIFGARFIPVVRHAISIPAGLAKMDQTKFSFYTVLAIIPWSILFLYLGETLGTNWRSIKEVAAPYTNGVLIAAVVMILLYVFLKKRQRTT; encoded by the coding sequence GTGTTATCTCAAGTTGTTAATAACGTTTTATTATACCTCGCTGATCTAGGGTATTTCGGTATTGCCTTAGGATTGATGATTGAGATCATTCCGAGCGAAATCGTCTTGTCTTACGGTGGATTCATGATTTCCCAAGGAACGATCGGTTGGCCGCTTGCCGTTGTTGCTGCTGTCATCGGCGGTTTGTTTTCGCAATTATTTTTATACTGGTTTGCCCGTTACGGCGGTCGACCATTGATTTTAAAATACGGAAAGTACCTGCTGATTACGGAACACCATCTCGATCTCGCAGAACGCTGGTTCCTGAAATACGGACAAGGCGTCATTTTCGGAGCCCGCTTCATTCCAGTCGTCCGTCATGCGATTTCGATTCCAGCCGGTCTTGCAAAAATGGATCAGACGAAATTCTCATTCTACACTGTCCTCGCCATCATTCCCTGGTCGATTCTTTTCCTCTACCTCGGTGAGACGCTCGGAACGAACTGGCGCTCGATTAAAGAAGTGGCCGCACCTTATACGAACGGTGTCCTGATTGCTGCTGTCGTTATGATTCTCTTATATGTCTTCCTGAAAAAGCGTCAACGTACAACCTAA
- a CDS encoding Na+/H+ antiporter family protein, whose protein sequence is MFNAVIIAVALLFLLAIFRVHIVLAMVLSAVAGGLIGGLGINKTIATFAEGLGAGAEIALSYALLGAFAVALSKTGLPDALAHALINRSKGSADAASVKKLKGFIVFAILLLAISSQNVLPIHIAFIPIIIPPLLGLFNEMKIDRRLIAIVMTFGLVTPYMFLPVGFGDIYLNQILLPNISKNGMDTAGASVIQAMAIPALGMLVGLLIGLYVYRKPREYEMRNIAPDDYEIPVITKTKLFLSGLVVLATLAVQLTTESMIFAATTGLVLFLLLRLVRFSEADDVITRGMRMMSFIGFVMISANGFSNVIRKTGDIDPLVENSKALMGDSQLVAAFVMLLIGLLVTMGIGSSFSTVPVIAAIFVPLCVQYGFSLEATIAIIGTAGALGDAGSPASDSTLGPTSGLNADGQHDHMRETVIPTFLHYNLPLLVFGTIAAMVL, encoded by the coding sequence ATGTTTAATGCAGTCATTATTGCCGTTGCTCTATTATTTCTTTTAGCCATCTTCCGGGTCCATATCGTCCTCGCGATGGTTCTCAGTGCCGTCGCCGGCGGACTGATCGGCGGTCTCGGCATCAACAAGACGATCGCGACGTTTGCTGAAGGACTTGGCGCCGGGGCCGAAATCGCCCTCAGTTATGCCTTACTCGGTGCGTTTGCTGTCGCCTTGTCGAAAACCGGACTTCCGGATGCGTTGGCACATGCTCTGATCAACCGTTCAAAAGGATCCGCTGACGCGGCGTCAGTCAAGAAGTTAAAAGGCTTTATCGTCTTTGCAATCTTGTTGCTCGCGATCAGCTCACAAAACGTCTTGCCGATTCACATCGCCTTCATCCCGATCATCATTCCACCGCTCCTCGGTCTGTTTAATGAGATGAAGATTGACCGTCGCCTGATTGCCATCGTCATGACGTTTGGTCTCGTCACACCGTACATGTTCCTGCCGGTCGGCTTCGGGGATATCTACTTGAACCAGATCCTTTTGCCGAACATTTCGAAAAACGGAATGGACACGGCTGGTGCTTCCGTCATTCAGGCAATGGCGATTCCGGCACTCGGAATGCTCGTTGGTCTGTTGATTGGTCTTTACGTTTACCGGAAACCACGGGAATACGAAATGAGGAACATCGCACCGGACGACTATGAGATTCCCGTCATCACGAAAACAAAATTGTTCCTCAGCGGACTCGTCGTCCTCGCGACACTCGCTGTCCAGCTGACGACCGAATCGATGATTTTTGCTGCGACAACAGGTCTCGTCCTGTTTCTCCTTCTTCGTCTCGTCCGCTTCAGTGAAGCAGACGATGTCATCACCCGAGGTATGCGAATGATGTCGTTCATCGGATTCGTCATGATTTCAGCGAATGGATTTTCGAACGTCATCCGGAAAACCGGTGACATCGATCCGCTCGTTGAGAATTCAAAAGCCTTGATGGGCGATTCCCAACTCGTTGCCGCTTTCGTCATGCTATTGATCGGACTGCTCGTCACAATGGGGATCGGCTCGAGTTTCTCGACGGTTCCTGTCATCGCTGCGATTTTCGTCCCGCTTTGTGTCCAGTACGGATTCAGTCTGGAAGCGACGATTGCTATCATCGGGACGGCCGGTGCCCTTGGGGACGCCGGAAGCCCGGCATCCGATTCGACGCTCGGTCCAACAAGTGGACTGAACGCTGACGGACAGCATGATCACATGCGGGAAACCGTCATCCCGACATTCCTGCACTACAATCTGCCGCTGCTCGTTTTCGGAACGATTGCCGCGATGGTGTTATAA
- a CDS encoding carbonic anhydrase, with product MSVVNQMLAFNQQFVEEKQYEPFISDKFPDKKVVILTCMDARLTELLPHALGLKNGDAKIIKNAGAVLSHPFGSVMRSILVALYALGAEEVIVIGHHDCGMSTIDPAKMIAEMQDRGINEQVLHTLDASGVDLKQWLRGFTSVEENVSHSVGLIKNHPLLPPGTEVHGLVIDPGTGKLDQVDC from the coding sequence ATGTCAGTCGTTAATCAAATGCTTGCGTTTAATCAACAGTTCGTTGAAGAAAAACAATACGAACCATTCATCTCGGATAAGTTCCCGGATAAGAAGGTTGTGATTCTGACCTGTATGGATGCACGTTTGACGGAGCTCCTTCCCCACGCACTTGGTCTGAAAAACGGTGATGCGAAAATCATCAAAAATGCCGGAGCCGTCCTGTCCCATCCATTCGGATCTGTCATGCGGTCGATTCTCGTCGCGCTCTATGCTCTTGGAGCAGAGGAAGTCATTGTCATCGGACATCATGACTGCGGCATGAGCACGATTGACCCGGCGAAGATGATCGCCGAGATGCAGGATCGTGGCATCAATGAACAGGTTCTGCACACGCTGGATGCTTCCGGCGTCGATTTGAAGCAATGGTTACGCGGCTTCACATCGGTCGAAGAAAATGTCAGCCACTCGGTCGGACTGATCAAAAACCATCCATTGTTGCCACCGGGCACGGAAGTCCACGGACTTGTCATCGATCCGGGAACAGGTAAACTCGACCAAGTCGATTGCTGA
- the adhE gene encoding bifunctional acetaldehyde-CoA/alcohol dehydrogenase, translated as MAVKEKIKQDVSPVEQAINQIVAKGQTALQELLTFDQTKIDTIVRDMALAGLERHVELARLAVEETGRGVFEDKMIKNMFATEYIYNSLRNEKTVGILEEDVQNGITYIAEPVGVVCGVTPVTNPTSTTMFKALIAIKTRNPIVFAFHPSAQNCSLEAAKTLRDAAVKAGAPKDCIQWVEQPSLEATKVLMNHTDIAMVLATGGAGMVKSAYSTGKPALGVGPGNVPCYIEKSAKIKRAVSDLVLSKTFDNGMICASEQAVIVDQEIYAEVRAEMEALGCYFCTPDEKKRLEALVIKTDTCAVNADIVGKPATWIAAKAGIDVPGNTVMLVAELEKVGAEEPLSHEKLSPVLGAYSVASTNDAFHVAERMLEIGGLGHTAVIHTTDDELMTAFGLRMKACRILVNSPSAHGGIGDLYNELTPSLTLGCGSYGKNSVSENVTAKHLLNVKKVARRRVNMQWFKVPEKIFFEKNSVQYLKSIQNVSRALIVTDQSMVEFGYADKVIRNLPAGVSYRIFDQVEPDPSVTTVQVGAQAMRDFKPDLIIALGGGSAMDAAKGMWLFYEQPNETFSNLRQKFMDIRKRAYKFPELGNKAKFVAIPTTSGTGSEVTPFTVITDKEKNVKYPIADYALTPDVAIVDPEFVMTVPASITADTGMDVLTHATEAFVSVLANDYTDGLALKAIKMIFEYLPRAYDNGSDAEAREKVHNASTMAGMAFANAFLGINHSIAHKIGGEFHTPHGRTNAILMPHVIRYNATKPTKLAAFPKYESFIADERYAEIARYLGLPAATTEQGVESFIQAVSELGQRLNIKMSFKAQGIKKADFEAKLDKMAVDAFEDQCTTANPKMPLVTELRQIMELAYEGI; from the coding sequence ATGGCTGTCAAAGAAAAAATCAAACAAGATGTCTCACCTGTCGAACAAGCAATCAATCAAATCGTCGCGAAAGGTCAAACAGCACTTCAAGAATTACTGACATTTGATCAAACGAAAATCGATACGATCGTGCGGGACATGGCGCTCGCCGGTCTTGAACGTCACGTCGAACTGGCGCGTCTCGCGGTTGAAGAGACAGGACGCGGTGTCTTTGAAGATAAAATGATCAAAAACATGTTCGCAACAGAATACATCTACAATAGTCTCCGGAATGAAAAAACGGTCGGGATTTTAGAAGAAGACGTCCAAAACGGTATCACGTACATCGCGGAACCGGTCGGTGTCGTCTGTGGCGTCACACCGGTGACGAATCCGACGTCAACGACGATGTTCAAAGCGTTGATCGCGATCAAGACGCGTAACCCGATTGTGTTCGCCTTCCATCCATCAGCACAAAACTGTTCCCTCGAAGCAGCGAAAACATTACGCGATGCGGCCGTCAAAGCGGGTGCACCGAAAGATTGTATCCAGTGGGTCGAACAACCGTCACTTGAAGCAACAAAAGTTTTGATGAACCATACCGACATCGCGATGGTCCTCGCGACAGGCGGAGCCGGCATGGTCAAATCCGCTTACTCAACCGGTAAACCAGCACTTGGTGTCGGGCCGGGTAATGTACCGTGTTACATCGAAAAATCAGCTAAAATCAAACGCGCCGTCAGTGATTTGGTTCTCTCCAAAACATTTGATAACGGAATGATTTGTGCGTCCGAGCAAGCCGTCATCGTCGACCAGGAAATTTATGCGGAAGTCCGGGCAGAGATGGAAGCACTCGGTTGTTACTTCTGTACACCGGATGAGAAAAAACGTCTCGAAGCACTCGTCATCAAAACCGATACATGTGCCGTCAATGCGGATATCGTCGGAAAACCTGCGACATGGATTGCAGCAAAAGCCGGCATCGATGTTCCGGGCAACACCGTCATGCTCGTCGCGGAACTCGAAAAAGTCGGGGCTGAAGAACCGTTATCACACGAAAAACTAAGTCCGGTTCTCGGTGCGTACAGCGTTGCGTCAACGAATGACGCCTTCCATGTCGCGGAACGGATGCTTGAAATCGGCGGACTCGGTCATACGGCGGTTATTCACACAACAGATGATGAGTTGATGACAGCGTTTGGTCTCCGGATGAAAGCCTGCCGGATTCTCGTCAACAGTCCGTCAGCACACGGCGGAATCGGCGATCTCTACAATGAATTGACACCGTCACTCACACTCGGTTGCGGATCATACGGGAAAAACTCGGTCTCAGAAAACGTAACGGCGAAACATCTACTCAATGTCAAAAAGGTGGCGAGACGACGCGTGAACATGCAGTGGTTCAAAGTACCGGAAAAGATTTTCTTTGAGAAAAACTCGGTTCAATACTTGAAATCGATTCAAAATGTCTCACGAGCATTGATCGTCACCGACCAATCGATGGTTGAGTTCGGTTATGCCGACAAAGTCATCCGTAACTTGCCTGCAGGCGTCAGCTACCGGATCTTTGACCAAGTCGAACCGGATCCATCCGTGACGACCGTTCAAGTCGGTGCCCAGGCGATGCGTGACTTTAAACCGGACCTGATCATCGCCCTCGGTGGCGGATCGGCGATGGATGCTGCGAAAGGGATGTGGTTGTTCTACGAGCAGCCAAACGAAACGTTCTCGAACCTCCGTCAAAAATTCATGGATATCCGGAAACGGGCCTATAAATTCCCGGAACTCGGTAATAAAGCGAAGTTCGTCGCCATTCCGACGACATCCGGTACGGGATCAGAAGTCACACCGTTCACTGTCATCACCGATAAAGAGAAAAACGTTAAGTATCCGATTGCTGACTATGCGTTGACACCAGACGTCGCCATTGTTGATCCGGAGTTCGTCATGACGGTGCCTGCCTCTATCACGGCCGATACAGGGATGGATGTCCTGACCCACGCGACGGAAGCTTTCGTCTCTGTCCTTGCGAACGACTACACGGATGGATTGGCATTAAAAGCAATCAAGATGATTTTTGAGTACTTGCCACGCGCTTACGATAACGGTTCAGACGCCGAAGCACGCGAAAAAGTCCACAATGCGTCCACGATGGCCGGAATGGCGTTTGCCAATGCCTTCCTCGGCATCAACCACTCGATCGCACACAAAATCGGTGGGGAGTTCCACACACCACACGGTCGGACGAATGCGATCCTGATGCCGCACGTCATCCGTTACAATGCAACAAAACCAACAAAACTGGCCGCTTTCCCGAAATACGAATCGTTTATTGCAGATGAACGGTATGCGGAAATCGCCCGTTACCTCGGTCTGCCGGCAGCGACGACAGAACAAGGTGTCGAATCATTCATCCAAGCTGTCAGTGAACTCGGACAACGCCTCAACATCAAGATGTCGTTCAAAGCCCAAGGAATCAAAAAAGCCGACTTTGAAGCGAAACTCGACAAGATGGCCGTCGATGCGTTTGAGGATCAATGTACGACTGCGAATCCGAAAATGCCGCTCGTGACGGAACTCCGTCAAATCATGGAACTCGCTTACGAAGGTATCTAA
- a CDS encoding Lrp/AsnC family transcriptional regulator has translation MLDQTDLQIINELSQNSRITMKELGQKIHLSGPATSARVLKLEEQGIIEGYTILLNPVKMGYTIHAMISIYTKDTHHQPYLSFLKKHPLYVLNNYKISGDSCYLLECRFPSNKELDSFLTELNEHVNYQLSIVINK, from the coding sequence GTGTTGGATCAAACGGACTTACAAATCATCAACGAGCTGTCACAAAACAGCCGGATCACGATGAAAGAATTGGGTCAAAAAATTCACTTAAGTGGACCCGCAACATCGGCCCGGGTCTTGAAATTAGAAGAGCAAGGCATCATCGAAGGGTATACGATTCTTCTCAACCCCGTAAAGATGGGTTATACGATTCATGCGATGATTAGTATCTATACGAAAGATACCCATCACCAGCCGTATCTCTCGTTTCTCAAAAAACATCCATTATATGTTCTGAATAATTATAAAATCAGTGGGGACAGTTGTTATCTATTGGAGTGTCGTTTTCCATCGAACAAGGAACTGGATTCGTTTTTAACTGAATTAAATGAGCATGTGAATTATCAGTTATCGATCGTGATTAACAAATGA
- a CDS encoding MBL fold metallo-hydrolase has translation MNIQHIRNATLKLDYAGKTFLIDPFLANKGAYPAFPNSARQDQKNPLNDLPVSLDSIIDADAVIVTHLHLDHWDDVAKEVLSKDMPLFTQNEQDAQEIRNSGFQNVEVLQEDTVFEGIQLIQTKGEHGRGPILEIAGSVCGVVFKHEDEKTVYIAGDTVWYEEVEKVIKQHQPKVIVVNAGDNQFVEGGSLVMGAEDVLAVHQAAPAAMILSVHMEAVNHWALSRTDLRTFADEHHFSSQLIVPEDGERFVF, from the coding sequence ATGAACATCCAACATATCCGCAATGCAACGTTAAAACTGGACTATGCCGGCAAAACGTTTTTGATTGACCCGTTTTTAGCAAATAAGGGAGCCTATCCGGCATTTCCGAATTCGGCACGACAAGATCAAAAAAATCCGTTAAACGACTTGCCGGTTTCACTTGACTCTATTATTGATGCAGATGCGGTCATTGTCACACATTTGCACCTCGATCATTGGGACGACGTGGCGAAAGAAGTACTATCAAAAGACATGCCGTTGTTCACTCAGAATGAACAGGATGCCCAAGAAATCAGAAACAGCGGCTTCCAAAACGTCGAAGTGTTACAAGAAGATACCGTTTTTGAAGGGATTCAATTGATTCAAACAAAAGGTGAACATGGCAGAGGACCCATTTTGGAAATCGCCGGTTCGGTATGCGGAGTCGTCTTTAAACATGAGGATGAAAAGACAGTATACATCGCTGGCGATACGGTCTGGTATGAAGAAGTGGAGAAAGTGATCAAGCAGCATCAACCGAAAGTCATCGTCGTCAACGCGGGCGATAACCAGTTTGTTGAAGGTGGATCCCTGGTGATGGGAGCGGAAGACGTCTTAGCTGTCCATCAGGCAGCTCCAGCGGCTATGATTTTATCCGTGCATATGGAAGCTGTGAATCACTGGGCATTGTCTCGGACGGATTTAAGAACGTTTGCCGATGAACATCACTTTTCTTCTCAACTGATCGTGCCGGAAGATGGCGAGCGTTTTGTGTTTTAA
- a CDS encoding MFS transporter: protein MEKRSLWTKEFVMLSSINFFLIFMYLLLNSIITLYALNELGTTTGQAGVVAGIFIIGALVGRLVTGMLLSKVNGQSLLRFGLLFFALTMALYILDFGFVFLALTRLLNGFAMGIATTIIGTIVVLTIPEERSGEGIGYFAVSTALATGIGPFVGLFLMPRTGFTTIFLFCLLLAVLSMMCGWFLSVPSKKINTPTSYLKWTHVFERKALPISLLILVMTFCFSSILSYISLFAIERNLITAASYFFIVYTLTVLVSRPVTGRLMDQRGPDVVMYPAFLLFAVGLFFLSSATDAVVFLFASLLIGLGFGNLSSISQTMAVKAVPREGKARATATFLIFFDIGNGLGPVVLGLMLPVIGYTVMYVLLGIIVLLTSLLYRRLSLR, encoded by the coding sequence ATGGAGAAACGGTCTTTATGGACAAAAGAATTCGTGATGTTATCAAGTATCAACTTTTTCTTGATTTTTATGTATCTGTTGCTAAATTCCATCATCACACTGTATGCACTTAATGAATTGGGTACGACGACTGGTCAGGCGGGGGTAGTCGCAGGTATTTTTATCATCGGTGCGTTGGTGGGGCGTCTCGTGACAGGGATGCTTTTGTCGAAAGTGAACGGTCAGTCCTTGTTACGCTTTGGATTACTGTTCTTTGCCCTGACGATGGCTCTCTATATTTTGGATTTTGGATTTGTTTTTTTGGCCTTAACCCGTTTATTAAATGGTTTTGCGATGGGGATTGCAACAACTATCATCGGAACGATCGTCGTCTTGACAATTCCGGAAGAAAGAAGCGGAGAGGGCATCGGCTACTTTGCAGTAAGTACAGCGTTGGCCACCGGAATCGGTCCGTTCGTTGGACTGTTTTTGATGCCCCGGACAGGGTTTACGACAATCTTTCTATTCTGTTTGCTGCTGGCAGTCCTGAGTATGATGTGTGGATGGTTCCTTTCGGTTCCATCGAAGAAAATAAATACTCCGACTTCGTATTTGAAGTGGACGCATGTGTTTGAACGAAAAGCATTACCCATCAGCTTGCTTATTTTAGTGATGACTTTTTGTTTTTCCAGTATCCTCTCGTATATCAGTTTATTTGCCATCGAGCGTAATCTAATCACTGCTGCCAGTTATTTCTTTATCGTCTACACATTGACGGTTTTGGTTTCACGTCCTGTTACGGGACGTTTGATGGATCAGCGCGGACCCGACGTCGTCATGTATCCTGCCTTTCTCCTGTTTGCCGTCGGACTGTTTTTCCTGAGTAGTGCAACTGATGCCGTTGTCTTTCTATTCGCTAGCCTGTTGATTGGACTCGGATTCGGCAATCTCTCTTCGATCAGTCAGACGATGGCTGTGAAAGCTGTCCCGCGCGAAGGAAAAGCACGTGCAACGGCGACGTTTCTTATTTTTTTTGATATCGGAAATGGACTCGGTCCGGTTGTACTCGGCTTGATGTTGCCGGTTATTGGATACACTGTCATGTATGTACTGCTTGGAATCATCGTGCTGTTGACGAGTCTTCTTTACCGGCGTTTGTCTCTGCGATGA
- a CDS encoding GNAT family N-acetyltransferase, translating to MFLETEHLTKDHRDIDRVNQLYLEAFPDHERMPMNILLRKANKRSVDFWALYDQNIFVGFTYVITHQDLTYVLYVAVDGQARSSGYGSQLLKKIEEHRPGNRIILNIENLDESAENYQQRVTRKKFYVRNGYRDSGLVYEDRWAKYEVLLNGTNVETHEFYRLLRKFAGNLLFLLFKPRITKTNLNR from the coding sequence ATGTTTTTGGAAACAGAACACTTGACGAAAGACCATCGGGATATCGACCGGGTAAATCAATTATACCTGGAAGCATTCCCGGATCATGAACGGATGCCGATGAACATATTGTTAAGAAAAGCCAACAAGCGCTCTGTGGATTTTTGGGCGCTGTATGATCAAAACATTTTTGTTGGTTTTACCTATGTGATCACGCATCAAGATTTAACGTATGTGTTATATGTGGCTGTTGACGGTCAGGCAAGATCCAGCGGCTACGGCAGTCAACTCTTAAAGAAGATTGAAGAACACCGGCCGGGAAATCGTATAATATTAAATATCGAGAATCTGGATGAGAGTGCTGAAAATTATCAACAGCGGGTGACACGGAAAAAGTTCTATGTGCGGAACGGCTATCGAGATTCCGGTCTGGTGTATGAAGACCGATGGGCAAAATATGAAGTACTCTTGAACGGAACGAACGTAGAAACACATGAGTTTTATCGGTTGCTGCGAAAGTTTGCGGGAAACCTTCTATTCCTTCTCTTTAAACCGCGTATTACAAAAACAAATTTGAATCGTTAA
- a CDS encoding SMI1/KNR4 family protein yields MYQAGMETLLQLQDRLINSQLEVQKEEGYVEVESFSFNSGASQEELARLPKDTPKEIVHFLSVHNGARLYFTLDGGGGFELFSIDAILTYLPIWECPPGFIPIGNGPDGEWLVCESISEGDNRIWTGEFLTYEDPDFERLPFSFDKWLDYLIVAQGTMYWDWFR; encoded by the coding sequence ATGTATCAAGCAGGGATGGAAACATTACTTCAATTACAGGACCGCTTAATCAACAGTCAGCTCGAAGTGCAAAAGGAAGAAGGATATGTCGAGGTCGAGTCGTTCAGCTTCAACTCAGGCGCCAGCCAGGAAGAATTGGCTCGACTCCCAAAAGACACACCAAAAGAAATCGTACATTTTTTAAGTGTTCATAATGGTGCCCGTCTTTATTTCACGCTGGACGGCGGCGGGGGTTTCGAGTTGTTTTCGATTGATGCTATTTTGACTTACCTCCCGATTTGGGAATGTCCACCGGGCTTCATCCCGATTGGTAACGGACCTGACGGCGAATGGCTCGTTTGCGAATCGATCAGTGAAGGTGACAATCGGATCTGGACCGGTGAATTCCTGACGTACGAAGATCCTGACTTCGAACGACTCCCGTTCTCCTTCGATAAGTGGCTTGATTATCTGATTGTTGCGCAAGGGACGATGTATTGGGACTGGTTTCGGTAA